A single genomic interval of Proteiniborus sp. DW1 harbors:
- a CDS encoding DUF364 domain-containing protein produces MLIEKVFDIAKNDLEGLYIKDVIIGISFAGVQLSNDNVAFIYLMREKLPSGCSIFSYGEEMIGMEAIDCAKWAITGAEDLQRGLGCAVINAANKYIRSNKSTEDMDTLYEKITSDDTVGVIGHMPPLVKNLASRVKRYISFDRAIDIQGSVEGASVYPVSMQANLLPQCDVVIITGTTMINHTTDEILKMCTNAREIALVGFSVPFYPDAYKGSGITAISGIEFKNDCKEELFKKISRGCGRLTMHEYGNGHFCRIVD; encoded by the coding sequence ATGTTAATTGAAAAGGTCTTTGATATTGCAAAAAATGATTTGGAAGGTCTTTATATAAAGGACGTTATCATAGGAATATCTTTTGCAGGTGTTCAGCTTTCAAATGATAATGTTGCCTTTATATATTTAATGAGAGAAAAACTTCCTTCCGGATGTTCTATCTTTTCATATGGTGAAGAAATGATAGGTATGGAAGCAATTGACTGTGCAAAATGGGCTATTACAGGAGCCGAGGATTTACAAAGGGGTTTGGGGTGTGCTGTTATAAATGCAGCAAATAAATATATACGTTCTAATAAATCTACTGAAGATATGGATACATTATATGAAAAAATAACATCTGATGATACTGTTGGTGTAATCGGACATATGCCCCCTTTAGTTAAAAATCTAGCTTCAAGGGTGAAAAGATATATTTCTTTTGACAGGGCAATAGATATCCAAGGTAGTGTTGAAGGTGCATCAGTTTATCCTGTTTCAATGCAGGCTAACCTATTGCCTCAATGTGATGTAGTTATAATAACTGGAACAACTATGATTAACCATACTACTGATGAAATACTTAAGATGTGTACAAATGCTCGTGAAATAGCCTTAGTAGGCTTCTCAGTTCCTTTTTATCCTGATGCCTACAAAGGTAGTGGAATTACAGCAATAAGTGGAATTGAGTTTAAAAATGACTGTAAAGAGGAGCTATTTAAGAAAATCTCTAGAGGCTGTGGTAGACTAACTATGCATGAGTATGGAAATGGTCATTTTTGTAGGATTGTAGACTAA